One Sphaerisporangium krabiense DNA segment encodes these proteins:
- a CDS encoding serine/threonine-protein kinase: MSVPQPPGPGAAGQVGGYRLVRRLGGGGQGVVYLGRSPSGEDVAVKVLHAWMSDDADARRRFMREVDVARRVAPFCTAKVLDMGIEDDRPYIVSEYVPGTSLEELVRSAGPRTGGGLQRLAVATMSALAAIHRAGIVHRDFKPSNIILGPEGPVVIDFGISRALDATRLTGTGSVGTPPYMAPEQFTDEASAGQSADVFSWACTMVFAATGHRAFPGETVPAVVNAILHREPDLSGVPEGLAPVLAACLAKNPGERPGTAELLRVLTGEDLPPAPPGTARPVPTLPLGVPWPTAPGPARPGVPSGPAGPEVPTGPGPRIPTLPARPGVPTGPSPSEVPAATVEQVRRGVPRRALLAAGAGVAAIAAAAVTVPSLLRERDNGGQGGPGALSTVTPARSTPARSRAASPTPAASAPVRAFGTALYDPITDHGNDIRSIAVGLLRGAPVAVSGGDDQTVRVFDLTGGRQLGKPYTRHTGWVRAVAVTELDGAPVAVTGSDDDTVRVWDIATRQAVGSPFTGHTGDVKALAVGHLGGAPVVVSGGVDLSLRVWDPATGKEVRPAMRGHTGTIWSIAYGEVDGRPVVVTAGDDRTVRVWDLTKGVQLGGSLLGHKESVRAVAFGRLDGRPVAVSGGVDKTMRVWDVAAYRQVGDTISGHDGPVWAVAFDEVDDVPLAISGSDDSTVRVWDLRSGKPVGKAFTGHTDCVWAVTTGRVGGAPVVVSGSRDETVRVWSLAPPFPPSAS, from the coding sequence GTGTCCGTTCCTCAGCCCCCCGGTCCCGGTGCGGCCGGCCAGGTCGGCGGCTACCGGCTCGTCCGCAGGCTCGGGGGCGGCGGCCAGGGCGTGGTCTACCTCGGACGCTCCCCCTCCGGCGAGGACGTCGCGGTCAAGGTGCTGCACGCCTGGATGTCCGACGACGCCGACGCCCGCAGGCGCTTCATGCGCGAGGTCGACGTCGCCCGGCGCGTCGCCCCGTTCTGCACGGCGAAGGTGCTCGACATGGGCATCGAGGACGACCGGCCCTACATCGTCAGCGAGTACGTGCCCGGCACCTCGCTGGAGGAGCTGGTCAGGAGCGCGGGGCCGCGGACGGGCGGCGGCCTCCAGCGCCTGGCCGTCGCCACGATGAGCGCGCTCGCCGCGATCCACCGGGCGGGCATCGTGCACCGCGACTTCAAGCCGAGCAACATCATCCTCGGCCCCGAGGGCCCTGTGGTGATCGACTTCGGCATCTCCCGTGCCCTGGACGCCACCCGGCTGACCGGCACGGGCTCGGTCGGCACCCCGCCCTACATGGCGCCCGAGCAGTTCACCGACGAGGCGTCGGCCGGGCAGAGCGCGGACGTCTTCAGCTGGGCCTGCACGATGGTGTTCGCGGCGACGGGGCACCGGGCGTTCCCCGGGGAGACGGTCCCGGCGGTGGTCAACGCGATCCTGCACCGCGAACCCGATCTGTCGGGCGTGCCGGAGGGTCTCGCGCCGGTGCTGGCGGCGTGCCTGGCCAAGAACCCGGGTGAGCGCCCCGGCACGGCCGAACTGCTGCGCGTCCTCACCGGCGAGGACCTGCCCCCGGCGCCGCCGGGCACGGCCCGTCCGGTCCCCACCTTGCCGCTCGGCGTCCCCTGGCCCACGGCCCCGGGCCCCGCACGGCCAGGGGTCCCGTCCGGCCCCGCAGGGCCCGAGGTCCCGACCGGCCCTGGGCCCCGGATCCCGACCCTCCCCGCGCGGCCCGGGGTGCCGACCGGCCCGTCGCCGTCCGAGGTGCCGGCCGCGACCGTCGAGCAGGTTCGTCGTGGGGTGCCGCGCCGGGCGCTGCTGGCGGCGGGGGCCGGGGTGGCCGCGATCGCGGCGGCGGCCGTCACCGTGCCGTCCCTCCTGCGGGAACGTGACAACGGCGGCCAGGGCGGCCCCGGCGCGCTGTCCACCGTCACCCCGGCACGCTCCACCCCGGCACGCTCCCGCGCGGCCTCGCCCACCCCGGCCGCCTCCGCGCCGGTCCGCGCGTTCGGCACCGCCCTCTACGACCCGATCACCGACCACGGCAACGACATCCGCTCGATCGCCGTCGGCCTGCTGCGCGGCGCACCCGTCGCGGTCTCCGGCGGCGACGACCAGACCGTGCGCGTCTTCGACCTCACCGGCGGCAGGCAACTCGGCAAGCCCTACACCCGGCACACCGGGTGGGTGCGCGCGGTCGCCGTCACCGAGCTGGACGGCGCGCCCGTCGCGGTCACCGGCAGCGACGACGACACCGTCCGGGTGTGGGACATCGCCACGCGGCAGGCGGTCGGCTCGCCGTTCACCGGGCACACCGGGGACGTCAAGGCGCTGGCCGTGGGACACCTGGGCGGCGCGCCCGTCGTGGTCAGCGGCGGGGTGGACCTGAGCCTGCGGGTGTGGGACCCGGCGACGGGCAAGGAGGTGCGCCCGGCCATGCGCGGCCATACCGGCACGATCTGGTCCATCGCCTACGGCGAGGTGGACGGCAGGCCGGTGGTCGTCACGGCCGGCGACGACAGGACCGTCCGGGTGTGGGACCTGACCAAGGGCGTGCAGCTCGGCGGCTCGCTGCTCGGGCACAAGGAGTCGGTCCGCGCGGTGGCGTTCGGCCGGCTGGACGGCAGGCCCGTCGCCGTCAGCGGCGGCGTGGACAAGACCATGCGCGTGTGGGACGTCGCCGCCTACCGGCAGGTCGGCGACACGATCAGCGGACATGACGGCCCGGTGTGGGCGGTGGCGTTCGACGAGGTGGACGACGTGCCGCTCGCGATCTCCGGCAGCGACGACAGCACGGTCCGGGTGTGGGACCTGCGCTCGGGCAAGCCGGTCGGCAAGGCGTTCACCGGCCACACCGACTGCGTGTGGGCGGTGACGACCGGCCGCGTCGGCGGCGCTCCGGTCGTGGTCAGCGGCAGCAGGGACGAGACGGTCCGCGTGTGGAGCCTCGCGCCGCCGTTCCCCCCGTCCGCTTCCTGA
- a CDS encoding helix-turn-helix transcriptional regulator yields the protein MRADRLVAVLLLMQTRGRVTAAELAAELEVSVATARRDLEALAAAGVPVYPQPGRGGGWSLVGGARTDLSGLTAAEAQALFLLAGPAAVSPEARAALRKLVTALPRTFRADAQAATDATMIDPAGWGERDRLRPEIVDLLQTAVVRRRKVRLTYAGRAREPGERLVDPWGLIDKDDIWYLLAGTGQGRRTFRIDRIITAETTDEPAERPDDFALATAWQEVVEEIERRRSRTWATVTVEERYLPVLRDQFGRHCHPDGDPDQGRVRVRLAAPTPLDIARHLAGWGALIDVLDPPSVRAELARIGAELLARHPTRT from the coding sequence ATGCGCGCTGACCGTCTGGTGGCCGTCCTGCTGCTGATGCAGACCCGCGGCCGGGTGACCGCCGCCGAGCTGGCCGCCGAACTGGAGGTCTCGGTGGCCACCGCCCGCCGCGACCTGGAGGCGCTCGCGGCGGCGGGCGTCCCTGTCTACCCGCAGCCCGGCCGTGGCGGCGGCTGGTCCCTCGTCGGGGGAGCGCGCACCGACCTCAGCGGCCTGACGGCGGCCGAGGCGCAGGCGCTGTTCCTGCTCGCCGGCCCCGCCGCCGTCTCGCCCGAGGCCAGAGCGGCGCTGCGCAAGCTCGTGACGGCGCTGCCCCGCACCTTCCGCGCCGACGCCCAGGCCGCCACCGACGCCACGATGATCGACCCTGCCGGGTGGGGAGAGCGCGACCGTCTCCGGCCCGAGATCGTGGACCTGCTGCAGACCGCCGTGGTCCGCCGCCGCAAGGTCCGCCTGACCTACGCGGGCCGCGCCCGGGAACCCGGAGAGCGGCTGGTCGACCCGTGGGGTCTGATCGACAAGGACGACATCTGGTATCTCCTCGCCGGAACCGGCCAGGGACGGCGCACCTTCCGCATCGACCGGATCATCACGGCGGAGACCACCGACGAGCCCGCCGAGCGCCCCGACGACTTCGCCCTCGCCACCGCCTGGCAGGAGGTCGTCGAGGAGATCGAGCGGCGACGCTCGCGCACCTGGGCGACGGTGACCGTCGAGGAGCGGTACCTGCCGGTCCTGCGCGACCAGTTCGGACGCCACTGCCACCCCGACGGCGACCCCGACCAGGGCCGCGTCCGCGTCCGCCTCGCGGCCCCGACCCCGCTGGACATCGCCCGCCACCTCGCCGGCTGGGGCGCCCTGATCGACGTCCTCGACCCCCCGTCCGTCCGGGCCGAACTCGCACGCATCGGCGCCGAACTCCTCGCCCGCCACCCCACGCGCACCTAG
- a CDS encoding SDR family NAD(P)-dependent oxidoreductase: MDERTKMFELDGKVALVTGAGQNVGAGIARVLAAQGATVVVNDFHADRAERTAKEIVAAGGAARPLSFDVSDFDAVTAAVADIAAHEGRVDILVNNAGPDGPMTMAPFSEMSADSWGKPFAVNVYGMLNCCKAVIGGMIDRGHGRIVTITSGAGQQGLDIGVSTYAAAKAGQIGFMRHLAAENGPHGITCNTVSLGLVLSDAEASAVQRLVDSIPVRRMGKPEDPGYLIAYLVSDEASWITGQTVAVNGGGLMI, translated from the coding sequence ATGGACGAGAGGACGAAGATGTTCGAGCTGGACGGCAAGGTCGCGCTGGTGACGGGCGCGGGGCAGAACGTCGGAGCGGGCATCGCCCGCGTGCTCGCCGCGCAGGGGGCCACGGTGGTGGTCAACGATTTCCACGCCGACCGCGCCGAACGCACCGCGAAGGAGATCGTCGCGGCCGGCGGCGCCGCCCGCCCCTTGAGTTTCGATGTATCCGACTTCGACGCGGTCACCGCGGCGGTCGCCGACATCGCCGCGCACGAGGGTCGCGTCGACATTCTGGTGAACAACGCCGGGCCCGACGGCCCGATGACGATGGCGCCCTTCTCCGAGATGTCGGCCGACTCCTGGGGCAAACCCTTCGCGGTGAACGTGTACGGCATGCTGAACTGCTGCAAGGCGGTGATCGGCGGGATGATCGACCGTGGCCACGGCCGGATCGTCACCATCACCTCCGGAGCGGGACAGCAGGGCCTGGACATCGGCGTGTCGACCTACGCGGCCGCCAAAGCCGGTCAGATCGGATTCATGCGGCACCTGGCGGCCGAGAACGGCCCGCACGGCATCACCTGCAACACCGTTTCGCTGGGACTGGTGCTGTCCGACGCGGAGGCGAGCGCCGTGCAGCGGCTCGTCGACTCCATCCCGGTCCGGCGGATGGGCAAGCCGGAGGACCCGGGCTATCTCATCGCGTACCTGGTCTCGGACGAGGCGAGCTGGATCACGGGACAGACCGTCGCCGTGAACGGGGGCGGCCTGATGATCTGA
- a CDS encoding AfsR/SARP family transcriptional regulator, with product MKARTALRFGVLGSLEVTRDGQPVPVRAAKQRIALATLLLRAGQYVSVDQLIQRTWDGHAPGEARNAMQTHIARLRRTVGEDGQSLIHTHDDGYSVQLPPESLDLTRFRDLAHAAALAAKRHDLAGEARLLSDALALWRGPVLADVPSGPLHRLEIPQLVEERLRLLERSFDVHLRLGRHDRIVAGLKAATTEHPLHERLWAQLMLSLYRSGRRAEALETYRNVVVLLREELGIDPGHELARLHQAVLADDPDLAHRPD from the coding sequence ATGAAAGCACGGACGGCGTTGCGGTTCGGCGTTCTCGGCTCATTGGAGGTCACCCGCGACGGCCAGCCGGTCCCGGTGCGCGCCGCCAAGCAGCGCATCGCCCTGGCGACGCTTCTTCTCCGCGCCGGCCAGTACGTGTCCGTGGACCAGCTCATCCAGCGGACCTGGGACGGCCACGCCCCCGGCGAGGCGCGCAACGCGATGCAGACGCACATCGCCCGGCTGCGGCGCACCGTGGGCGAGGACGGCCAGAGCCTCATCCACACCCACGACGACGGCTACAGCGTCCAGCTCCCCCCGGAGAGCCTCGATCTGACGCGCTTTCGCGACCTCGCGCACGCCGCGGCCCTGGCGGCCAAGCGGCACGACCTGGCGGGCGAGGCCCGGCTGCTGTCGGACGCGCTGGCGCTGTGGCGGGGGCCCGTGCTCGCCGACGTGCCGTCCGGCCCGCTGCACCGCCTCGAGATACCCCAGCTCGTGGAGGAGCGGCTGCGCCTGCTCGAACGCTCCTTCGACGTCCACCTGCGGCTCGGCCGGCACGACCGGATCGTCGCGGGCCTGAAAGCCGCCACGACCGAGCATCCTCTGCACGAGCGCCTGTGGGCGCAGCTCATGCTCAGTCTGTACCGGTCGGGCCGCCGCGCCGAGGCCCTGGAGACGTACCGGAACGTCGTCGTGCTCCTGCGCGAGGAACTCGGCATCGATCCCGGCCACGAACTCGCCCGCCTTCACCAGGCCGTCCTGGCCGACGACCCCGACCTGGCCCACCGCCCGGACTGA
- a CDS encoding TetR/AcrR family transcriptional regulator: MPADPDEHVLLAKRGDAARNRTRLLAAARAAFAAHGHDVALEEIARAANVSRTTLYRNFATREDLAATIYAEGLDLIERRAAELAGSPYGVIDLFEFLLDLQASSGSITPVLSRSDAAVFAGLTERTAAAFQPLVEEGVRSGVLRPGIELHDLLLAILMGDMSAGGADSELRAEQHMRSRMILRRGLFTDHALAAWKPPAAARASASPTRPGRNPRA; this comes from the coding sequence ATGCCGGCCGATCCCGATGAGCACGTCCTCCTTGCCAAGCGGGGCGACGCGGCGCGCAACCGCACCCGCCTCCTCGCCGCGGCCCGGGCGGCCTTCGCCGCGCACGGACACGACGTGGCCCTGGAGGAGATCGCCCGCGCCGCGAACGTGAGCCGGACGACGCTGTACCGCAACTTCGCCACCCGTGAGGACCTCGCCGCCACCATCTACGCCGAGGGCCTGGACCTCATCGAACGGCGCGCGGCCGAACTCGCGGGCAGCCCCTACGGGGTGATCGACCTGTTCGAGTTCCTGCTCGACCTGCAGGCGTCGAGCGGGTCGATCACGCCGGTGCTGTCCCGCTCGGACGCGGCGGTCTTCGCCGGTCTCACCGAGCGCACCGCGGCCGCGTTCCAGCCGCTGGTGGAGGAGGGCGTCCGGTCCGGCGTGCTGCGTCCCGGAATCGAGCTGCACGACCTGCTGCTGGCCATCCTGATGGGCGACATGTCGGCCGGCGGGGCGGATTCGGAGCTGCGCGCCGAGCAGCACATGCGCAGTCGCATGATCCTGCGCCGCGGCCTGTTCACCGACCACGCCCTCGCCGCCTGGAAGCCACCGGCCGCGGCGCGCGCCTCCGCGTCGCCGACCCGCCCCGGACGGAACCCGCGCGCGTAG
- a CDS encoding VOC family protein, translated as MLRGLTTVSFFADDVAAAARWYAGLLGIEPYFTRHAEGRLAYAEFRVGDHEDELGIVDSRFLPHPPAKEAGGAVVYWHVDDLEGAFARLLSLGATEHQRPIERGPGFVTASVVDPFGNILGVMYNAHYLQVLASDL; from the coding sequence ATGTTGCGAGGTCTCACCACCGTCAGCTTCTTCGCCGACGACGTCGCCGCCGCCGCCCGCTGGTACGCCGGGCTGCTCGGCATCGAGCCGTACTTCACCCGCCACGCCGAGGGCAGGCTCGCCTACGCCGAGTTCCGCGTCGGCGACCACGAGGACGAGCTCGGCATCGTCGACAGCCGTTTCCTTCCCCACCCTCCGGCCAAGGAGGCGGGCGGCGCGGTGGTCTACTGGCACGTGGACGACCTTGAGGGGGCCTTCGCGCGGCTGCTCTCCCTGGGCGCCACGGAACACCAGCGGCCGATCGAACGCGGCCCCGGCTTCGTCACCGCCTCCGTGGTCGACCCGTTCGGCAACATCCTCGGCGTGATGTACAACGCGCACTACCTGCAGGTCCTCGCGAGTGATCTCTGA
- a CDS encoding S26 family signal peptidase, translating to MTREVLEPRLVFGDRLSRSSWPVRTVLLLTAVLLWFGAGMLFRAGTEWGAVAAGVPATGLSLFLLVSGLLGCRFVVVTVRGVSMEPAYSEGDRVLVRRGLPSRRGQVVVVRALVRGGDRRATLPDGTVVDGPSWMIKRVIAVAGDPVPRQVPALTRVAEDHVPQGRLVLLGDNARFSFDSRQVGYFPTESVLGTVIGSSSARSPSAGGGR from the coding sequence ATGACTCGTGAGGTCCTTGAGCCGCGGCTGGTCTTCGGTGACCGGCTTTCCCGGTCGTCCTGGCCGGTACGGACGGTTCTGCTGCTCACCGCCGTCCTCCTGTGGTTCGGTGCCGGCATGCTCTTTCGCGCGGGAACGGAATGGGGGGCCGTGGCCGCCGGTGTTCCGGCAACGGGGCTGAGCCTCTTCTTGCTCGTTTCGGGGCTGCTCGGCTGCAGGTTCGTCGTAGTGACGGTCCGCGGAGTCAGCATGGAGCCGGCCTACTCCGAGGGCGACAGAGTGCTCGTACGGCGTGGACTTCCGTCGCGGCGCGGGCAGGTGGTCGTGGTGCGTGCGCTCGTGCGCGGAGGTGATCGGAGGGCCACCCTGCCCGACGGCACGGTCGTGGACGGCCCGAGCTGGATGATCAAACGGGTGATCGCCGTCGCGGGGGATCCCGTTCCCCGGCAGGTGCCGGCACTGACCCGCGTCGCGGAGGACCATGTCCCCCAGGGCAGGCTGGTCCTGCTCGGAGACAACGCACGCTTCAGCTTCGACTCCCGGCAGGTGGGCTACTTCCCCACGGAATCCGTGCTGGGAACGGTCATCGGGTCCTCCTCGGCCAGATCACCCTCGGCCGGAGGCGGACGTTGA
- a CDS encoding alkaline phosphatase PhoX, with protein sequence MDRRTVLRAAVVGAGGAAFSGALWGEAFGAVAQPGPSPYGDLLAADANGIQLPAGFTSRVIARSGRRVAGYTWHWAPDGGACFADGTGWIYVSNSEIPLTGGASAVRFAADGAITSAYRILSETNLNCAGGATPWGTWLSCEEIALGRVFETWPGGGRAGEERTRMGRFKHEAAACDPVRKVVYLTEDESDGCFYRFIPDTWGDLRTGRLQVLCAPSGQVTGPVTWQDIPDRDGFPIATRKQVGAAKHFDGGEGCWYDHGVCYFTTKGDNRVWGYDTVNSALDLAYDDSLVTGGAAPLTGVDNITGAPTNRDLFVAEDGGNMEINIITPSGVVAPFLRILGQTSSEITGPAFSPDGSRLYFSSQRGTSGSSTGSGGITYEVKGPFRRQ encoded by the coding sequence ATGGACCGTCGGACCGTGTTGCGCGCGGCAGTCGTCGGAGCGGGAGGGGCGGCGTTCTCCGGAGCGCTGTGGGGAGAGGCGTTCGGCGCCGTCGCCCAGCCCGGGCCCAGCCCGTACGGGGACCTACTGGCCGCCGACGCGAACGGCATCCAGCTCCCCGCCGGGTTCACGAGCCGGGTGATCGCCCGCTCCGGCCGGCGCGTCGCCGGGTACACCTGGCACTGGGCCCCGGACGGCGGCGCCTGCTTCGCCGACGGCACCGGCTGGATCTACGTGTCCAACTCCGAGATCCCGCTGACGGGCGGCGCCTCGGCCGTGCGCTTCGCCGCCGACGGCGCCATCACCTCCGCGTACCGCATCCTGTCCGAGACGAACCTCAACTGCGCGGGCGGCGCCACCCCGTGGGGCACCTGGCTGTCGTGCGAGGAGATCGCGCTCGGCCGGGTCTTCGAGACCTGGCCCGGCGGCGGGCGCGCGGGCGAGGAGCGCACGCGCATGGGGCGGTTCAAGCACGAGGCCGCCGCGTGCGACCCGGTCAGGAAGGTGGTCTACCTGACCGAGGACGAGAGCGACGGCTGTTTCTACCGGTTCATCCCCGACACCTGGGGCGACCTGCGCACCGGGCGGCTTCAGGTGCTCTGCGCGCCGTCCGGGCAGGTGACGGGCCCGGTGACCTGGCAGGACATCCCCGACCGCGACGGCTTCCCGATCGCCACGCGCAAGCAGGTCGGCGCGGCCAAGCACTTCGACGGCGGCGAGGGCTGCTGGTACGACCACGGCGTCTGCTACTTCACCACCAAGGGCGACAACCGGGTGTGGGGGTACGACACGGTGAACTCGGCGCTCGACCTGGCCTACGACGACTCGCTGGTCACCGGCGGCGCCGCGCCGCTGACCGGCGTGGACAACATCACCGGCGCGCCCACCAACCGCGACCTGTTCGTCGCCGAGGACGGCGGGAACATGGAGATCAACATCATCACGCCGAGCGGCGTGGTCGCCCCGTTCCTGCGCATCCTCGGGCAGACCTCCTCGGAGATCACCGGCCCCGCGTTCTCGCCCGACGGCTCGCGCCTGTACTTCTCCTCCCAGCGCGGCACGTCCGGCTCGTCCACCGGCAGCGGCGGCATCACCTACGAGGTCAAGGGCCCGTTCCGCCGGCAGTGA
- a CDS encoding CASTOR/POLLUX-related putative ion channel, whose translation MRVRWRDRLRYWFDGTMDRGTPALIGWLGLASVLLIVVMTALFMAVGTREEIDGHGGWGGAAWMNLMRAIDPGTMGGDTGRPVFLALMLTITIGGVFIVSSLIGVLTTGLENRIAQLRKGRSRLIEHGHTIVLGWSEQVFTVIEELVKANQGQRRSRVVILADRDKMDMDDEIRGRLGDTGRTRVICRTGSPLKRADLELVSPDTAKAIMVLPPPGPDADIHVIKTLLLLNNRTWRGVRPHVVTAVQNSENVAAARLAGGDAALVLDADDIAVRLVVQSHRQAGLSTVCTDLLDFAGNEFYIRPEPALVGTTYGEALHAYERGVPAGLRGSDGRVVVNPPMDTVIGERDHLIVLAEDDLLIRLGDSPAPVDASAIVTAPDQRPLPDRTLLIGWNARATKIIDLLDRLVEPGSVVDIASARRPQDVLATARANLTVGYKHCEPTRRASLETLDLGGYKHIIVLADDGVEVEQADDRTLVTLLHLRDIEVRLGDPYAIVTEINNDDNREVFQVTKADDFIVSTKLISLLLTQLAENRHLQGVFAHLFDPSGSEIYLKPASDYVTPGTGANFATVIEAARRRGHTAIGYRNKRDGDQAPSYGVVLNPPRTEPLSLGADDNVIVLAEE comes from the coding sequence GTGCGGGTGCGATGGCGGGACCGTCTGCGGTACTGGTTCGACGGCACGATGGACCGGGGGACGCCCGCGCTGATCGGCTGGCTCGGCCTGGCGTCCGTCCTGCTCATCGTGGTGATGACCGCGCTGTTCATGGCGGTCGGCACCCGAGAGGAGATCGACGGGCACGGCGGCTGGGGCGGCGCCGCGTGGATGAACCTCATGCGCGCCATCGACCCCGGCACCATGGGCGGCGACACGGGCCGCCCGGTGTTCCTCGCGCTCATGCTGACCATCACGATCGGCGGCGTCTTCATCGTCAGCTCGCTGATCGGCGTGCTGACGACCGGCCTGGAGAACCGCATCGCCCAGCTCCGCAAGGGCCGCTCGCGGCTCATCGAGCACGGGCACACGATCGTGCTCGGCTGGTCGGAGCAGGTCTTCACCGTCATCGAGGAGCTGGTGAAGGCCAACCAGGGGCAGCGGCGCTCGCGCGTGGTGATCCTCGCCGACCGCGACAAGATGGACATGGACGACGAGATCAGGGGCCGTCTCGGCGACACGGGCCGCACGCGGGTCATCTGCCGCACCGGAAGCCCGCTGAAGCGGGCCGACCTCGAACTGGTGAGCCCGGACACCGCCAAGGCGATCATGGTGCTGCCGCCGCCGGGGCCGGACGCCGACATCCACGTCATCAAGACGCTGCTGCTGCTCAACAACCGCACCTGGCGCGGCGTGCGCCCGCACGTGGTCACGGCCGTGCAGAACTCCGAGAACGTCGCGGCGGCGCGGCTGGCGGGCGGCGACGCGGCGCTCGTCCTCGACGCCGACGACATCGCGGTCCGCCTGGTCGTCCAGTCGCACCGGCAGGCCGGGCTGTCCACGGTCTGCACCGACCTGCTGGACTTCGCGGGCAACGAGTTCTACATCCGTCCCGAGCCCGCGCTGGTCGGCACGACGTACGGCGAGGCGCTGCACGCGTACGAACGGGGCGTGCCGGCGGGGCTGCGCGGGAGCGACGGCCGGGTGGTCGTCAACCCGCCCATGGACACCGTGATCGGCGAGCGCGACCACCTGATCGTGCTGGCGGAGGACGACCTGCTGATCCGGCTGGGCGACTCCCCCGCCCCGGTCGACGCGTCGGCGATCGTCACCGCGCCTGACCAGCGCCCGCTACCGGACCGCACGCTCCTGATCGGCTGGAACGCCCGCGCCACGAAGATCATCGACCTGCTGGACCGCCTCGTCGAGCCGGGCTCGGTCGTGGACATCGCCTCGGCGCGCAGGCCGCAGGACGTGCTCGCGACGGCCCGCGCGAACCTGACCGTCGGGTACAAGCACTGCGAGCCGACGCGCAGGGCGTCGCTGGAGACGCTGGACCTCGGCGGCTACAAGCACATCATCGTGCTCGCGGACGACGGCGTCGAGGTCGAGCAGGCCGACGACCGCACGCTGGTGACCCTGCTGCACCTGCGCGACATCGAGGTGCGGCTCGGCGACCCGTACGCGATCGTCACCGAGATCAACAACGACGACAACCGCGAGGTCTTCCAGGTCACCAAGGCCGACGACTTCATCGTCAGCACCAAGCTGATCAGCCTGCTGCTCACCCAGCTCGCCGAGAACCGCCACCTCCAAGGCGTCTTCGCGCACCTCTTCGACCCTTCGGGCTCCGAGATCTACCTGAAGCCCGCGTCCGACTACGTCACCCCCGGAACCGGGGCGAACTTCGCCACGGTGATCGAGGCGGCCAGGCGGCGCGGCCACACGGCGATCGGCTACCGGAACAAGCGCGACGGCGACCAGGCGCCGTCGTACGGCGTCGTCCTGAACCCGCCGCGGACCGAGCCCCTCTCGCTGGGCGCGGACGACAACGTGATCGTCCTCGCCGAGGAGTAG